One window from the genome of Pyxidicoccus xibeiensis encodes:
- a CDS encoding TonB-dependent receptor: MRLKTLLLCPTTLALLMLSPAPSGARAAQTDAPTQTEESTPPAPEAAPDAGVAPDAGPVVQSPPPQTDAGTVAETVETYDVGAEEFSEEIVVVGLQRSMQKAQSVKRNSDQIVDTVVAEDIGKLPDVTVSETAARIPGVQVDRARGEANGQVLVRGLGDLTTTYNGREIFTAETRSVALADFPSGGIAALEVFKTTTAEQVEGGLAGLIDVRSRRPFDFDGFEVSGSVRGAYANQSGRYDPNANLLITNRWQTGAGDIGALVNFSYTRLNYLDSARWNTGVINTGTSAETGEQFRFPDVVGIFYGGGQRERPSVNGSVQWKPNDRLEFYAEGLWQGYRDSISDRQLEMRLWGDGARYTDVRLRPGTLDQAQSLTVENAARPFMFQGATLRETDTVQLAVGGAYEAGPLRVTADIARTNSRFDLSLYSFDQELATSPTFDVDFDVPRGPGGMEFGLRDYDLTDPANFRYLGFFDRSYVAAGDDWQLRTDADLKTNVSFVPKLEFGLRATTRDAYQENGQRYCANDDGGNPGAPCGLAAGTPLSELPVELHRFRGGFRGSDILGPRTWVVPTYDSIRDNVEQLRAIQGFNPGTPERLRVFDASEQTYAGYGQARYEFKAGSIPVDGVVGVRVVSTNTEVTTTPTGGAPQTGSGSYTDLLPNATARIRFIPDLHLRLSANQTRTRPGFDQMRPVTLNSPPGCLSEPNPPPSCQITGTGGNPDLEPVRSNNFDASVEYYFLQTGMASLALFHRDISGFITNLDVTRDDPVYGPGRVRVNIPVNGGEGSIQGFETSLGSFFDFLPQGWARGFGVYANLTYLDDEQAFPTGFNLELGESGRIPNVSKWSYNLVAMYEREGLSARLAYNHRTRWITTYVQNPEGDGFTGEFVDGVSRLDFSASYAPWTAKPWDGVTFTFDASNILGNPYRSFRQFTPEGDVYPRDVRYEESIYALGIRFRI, translated from the coding sequence ATGCGCTTGAAGACGCTTCTTCTTTGTCCGACCACCCTCGCGCTGCTGATGCTCTCCCCTGCCCCCTCCGGAGCCCGGGCGGCCCAGACGGATGCGCCCACGCAGACGGAAGAGAGCACGCCGCCCGCCCCTGAAGCCGCGCCGGACGCCGGGGTGGCGCCGGACGCCGGACCGGTGGTGCAGAGCCCTCCGCCGCAGACGGACGCGGGCACGGTCGCCGAAACCGTGGAGACCTACGACGTCGGCGCCGAGGAGTTCAGCGAGGAAATCGTCGTCGTCGGCCTGCAGCGCAGCATGCAGAAAGCGCAGAGCGTCAAGCGCAACTCCGACCAGATTGTCGACACGGTGGTGGCGGAGGACATCGGCAAGCTGCCGGACGTCACCGTCTCCGAGACGGCGGCGCGCATTCCAGGCGTCCAGGTGGACCGCGCCCGCGGCGAGGCGAACGGCCAGGTGCTGGTGCGCGGCCTGGGTGACCTCACCACGACCTATAACGGCCGCGAAATCTTCACCGCCGAGACGCGCAGCGTCGCGCTCGCCGACTTCCCGTCGGGCGGCATCGCGGCGCTCGAGGTCTTCAAGACGACGACCGCCGAGCAGGTCGAGGGCGGCCTCGCCGGCCTCATCGACGTGCGCTCGCGCCGGCCGTTCGACTTCGACGGCTTCGAGGTCTCCGGCTCCGTGCGGGGCGCCTACGCCAACCAGTCCGGCCGGTATGACCCGAACGCCAACCTCCTCATCACCAATCGCTGGCAGACCGGGGCGGGCGACATCGGCGCGCTGGTCAACTTCTCCTATACGCGCCTCAACTACCTCGACTCCGCGCGCTGGAACACCGGCGTCATCAACACCGGCACGTCCGCCGAGACGGGCGAGCAGTTCCGCTTCCCGGACGTGGTCGGCATCTTCTACGGCGGGGGCCAGCGCGAGCGGCCGTCCGTCAACGGCTCGGTGCAGTGGAAGCCCAACGACAGGCTCGAGTTCTATGCCGAGGGCCTCTGGCAGGGGTACCGCGACAGTATCTCGGACCGTCAGCTGGAGATGCGGCTGTGGGGCGACGGCGCCCGGTACACCGACGTGAGGCTGCGGCCGGGCACGCTGGACCAGGCGCAGAGCCTGACGGTGGAGAACGCCGCCCGGCCGTTCATGTTCCAGGGCGCCACGCTGCGCGAGACGGACACCGTCCAGCTCGCCGTCGGTGGTGCGTATGAGGCGGGGCCGCTGCGCGTCACGGCCGACATCGCGAGGACGAACAGCCGGTTCGACCTGTCGCTCTACAGCTTCGACCAGGAGCTGGCCACCTCCCCCACCTTCGACGTCGACTTCGACGTGCCGCGCGGGCCCGGCGGCATGGAGTTCGGGCTGCGGGACTACGACCTGACGGACCCCGCCAACTTCCGCTATCTCGGCTTCTTCGACCGCTCCTACGTGGCGGCGGGTGACGACTGGCAGCTCCGGACGGACGCCGACCTGAAGACGAACGTCTCCTTCGTGCCCAAGCTGGAGTTCGGGCTCCGGGCCACGACGCGCGATGCCTACCAGGAGAATGGTCAGCGCTACTGCGCCAACGATGACGGCGGCAACCCCGGTGCGCCCTGTGGCCTGGCGGCCGGGACGCCGCTGTCCGAGCTGCCGGTGGAGCTCCACAGGTTCCGCGGCGGCTTCCGCGGCAGCGACATCCTGGGGCCGCGCACGTGGGTGGTGCCGACGTACGACAGCATCCGGGACAACGTGGAGCAGCTGCGCGCCATCCAGGGCTTCAACCCCGGCACGCCCGAGCGGCTGCGCGTCTTCGATGCGAGCGAGCAGACCTACGCCGGGTACGGCCAGGCCCGCTACGAGTTCAAGGCCGGAAGCATTCCGGTGGACGGCGTCGTCGGCGTGCGGGTGGTGAGCACGAACACCGAGGTCACCACCACGCCGACGGGCGGTGCCCCCCAGACGGGCAGCGGGAGCTACACCGACCTGCTTCCCAACGCCACCGCGAGGATTCGCTTCATCCCCGACCTGCACCTGCGGCTCTCCGCCAACCAGACGCGCACGCGGCCGGGCTTCGACCAGATGCGCCCCGTCACCCTCAACTCGCCCCCGGGCTGTCTGTCCGAGCCGAACCCGCCGCCGAGCTGCCAGATTACCGGCACGGGCGGCAACCCGGACCTCGAGCCCGTGCGCTCGAACAACTTCGACGCCTCGGTGGAGTACTACTTCCTGCAGACCGGCATGGCGTCACTCGCCCTGTTCCACCGTGACATCAGCGGCTTCATCACGAACCTCGACGTGACGCGGGACGACCCCGTCTACGGGCCGGGCCGGGTGCGCGTGAACATCCCGGTGAACGGTGGCGAGGGCAGCATCCAGGGCTTCGAGACGTCGCTCGGGAGCTTCTTCGACTTCCTCCCGCAGGGCTGGGCGCGCGGCTTCGGCGTCTACGCCAACCTCACGTACCTGGACGACGAGCAGGCCTTCCCCACGGGCTTCAACCTCGAGCTGGGCGAGTCGGGCCGCATCCCCAACGTGTCCAAGTGGTCCTACAACCTCGTCGCCATGTACGAGCGCGAGGGGCTCTCCGCGCGACTGGCGTACAACCACCGCACGCGCTGGATTACCACCTACGTCCAGAACCCCGAGGGCGACGGGTTCACGGGTGAGTTCGTGGACGGCGTCTCGCGGCTCGACTTCTCGGCGAGCTACGCGCCCTGGACGGCGAAGCCGTGGGACGGCGTCACCTTCACGTTCGACGCGTCCAACATCCTCGGCAATCCCTACCGGAGCTTCCGGCAGTTCACGCCCGAGGGTGACGTCTACCCTCGCGACGTGCGCTACGAGGAGAGCATCTACGCGCTGGGCATCCGCTTCCGCATCTAG
- a CDS encoding glycoside hydrolase family 43 protein, with the protein MPIRYRNPVHTGYFADPFVLRTGNGYVAYGTGKVVDGRPFEVLTSPDLVNWTSVGGALEPLPPGQGTDYWAPEVAEHEGRWWMYYSVGFEDRGHHLRVAVADAPTGPFRDQGVNLSPDERFAIDASPFRDDDGTWYLFHARDVLEGARVGTMLAVDVLDGMTALRGGPRTILTPSDDWQLYLRQRPMYGQVYDWHTLEGPSVVKRHGRYWCFYSGGSWLTPSYGVAHAVADHPLGPWTEPRGVPPLLRTVPGRIIGPGHNSVVVGPDGQDVMVYHAWDVGQTARRMCIDPIVWTPEGPRVLGPTDEETELPRR; encoded by the coding sequence ATGCCGATTCGTTATCGCAACCCCGTCCACACCGGCTACTTCGCTGACCCGTTCGTGCTGCGCACGGGCAATGGCTACGTTGCCTATGGCACCGGGAAGGTCGTCGACGGACGACCGTTCGAGGTGCTCACGTCCCCCGACCTCGTGAACTGGACCTCGGTGGGTGGCGCGCTCGAGCCGCTGCCGCCCGGACAGGGCACGGACTACTGGGCGCCGGAGGTCGCCGAGCACGAGGGGCGCTGGTGGATGTATTACTCGGTGGGGTTCGAGGACCGGGGCCACCACCTGCGCGTCGCCGTCGCGGACGCGCCCACGGGCCCCTTCCGGGACCAGGGCGTCAACCTGAGCCCGGACGAGCGGTTCGCCATCGATGCCTCGCCGTTCCGGGATGACGACGGGACCTGGTACCTCTTCCATGCCCGGGACGTGCTCGAGGGTGCACGGGTCGGAACGATGCTCGCGGTCGACGTGCTCGACGGGATGACGGCCCTGCGCGGGGGGCCGCGCACCATCCTCACGCCGTCGGATGACTGGCAGCTCTACCTCCGCCAGCGCCCGATGTACGGCCAGGTCTACGACTGGCACACGCTGGAGGGACCGTCCGTCGTGAAGCGGCACGGGCGGTACTGGTGCTTCTACTCCGGCGGCTCGTGGCTCACGCCGTCGTACGGCGTGGCCCATGCCGTCGCCGACCACCCGCTCGGGCCGTGGACCGAGCCCCGGGGTGTGCCTCCGCTGCTGCGGACCGTCCCCGGTCGCATCATCGGCCCCGGGCACAACAGCGTCGTCGTCGGGCCTGACGGTCAGGACGTGATGGTGTACCACGCGTGGGATGTGGGCCAGACGGCACGGCGGATGTGCATCGACCCCATCGTGTGGACGCCGGAAGGGCCGCGCGTGCTCGGACCGACTGACGAGGAGACGGAGCTGCCACGGCGGTAG
- a CDS encoding ABC transporter permease: MAWMVDRYRALRSLLRREHLEDDVAEELEFHLAMRTEEYVARGMTPEAAREEALRRFGSVDAYRRQTHMIDEGLAREQRRMELWDMVRRETRQALRSLARSPAFAVMAVLTLALGLGATTALYSVVDAVVLRPLPYAAPEQLVWLDSPVPGVGPEARWGLSEAGYFHFAREAHGLSALGVFSFESGSLATDEGAARVDTAWVSASMMDVLRARPALGRLLPTDGDLPGAPRIAVLGYDFWVRQYGADPRVLGMKVRLDGVPTEVVGVMAPGLHLPDDTVDLWAPLMLDPSRPPENSHWLQAVGRLRDGVTVAQAQAELTALTARLPALFPGAYSEDFMRERGFSTAVTPLARHVVGDVDRVLWFLLGSVALVLLIACANVANLFLVRAEARRRELAVRSALGAARGDLAWHALTESLLLCLLAGGLGLSLAWGALRLMLALAPPGLPRLEEVGLGVPGVAFAAVLSVAAGLVFGLFPLTQAGRGLAALRESGRGLTSSRRRNLVRGGIVVGQVGLAVVLLAAAGLMLRSYWTLYNVDPGFQPGQALTFDLVLPETRYPSSDEVNRFHRELLARLEALPGVSSVGAASRLPLRNFSGCAVLFTEGGAQPSAEPPCLPVMRTAPGYFESLGIPLRQGRELTWEDLDRKADGVVVTNALAERLWPGEAALGKGIRGNGHGPPYYRVIGVTGELRAHGLDKPPSEAVFFPLAQAEGLPLWGPARSLSVVVRTATTRPESLAPAVRDIMKELDPSVPLANVETLERVVAKSPSVARASFTLFLLGIAGGMALLLSVVGLYGVISFIVGQRRGELGIRMALGARAAQVAGLVVFQALRFAALGIVLGLAGTLAMSQVLGALLFEVSPTDPVVLAAVCALLVALAVLASYGPARRAARVDPAEVLRSE; this comes from the coding sequence ATGGCCTGGATGGTGGACCGCTACCGCGCGCTGCGCTCCCTGCTGCGGCGCGAGCACCTGGAAGACGACGTGGCCGAGGAGCTGGAGTTCCACCTGGCCATGCGCACCGAGGAGTACGTCGCCCGGGGAATGACGCCCGAGGCGGCCCGTGAGGAGGCCCTGCGGCGCTTCGGCAGCGTGGACGCCTACCGGAGGCAGACGCACATGATTGACGAGGGCCTGGCTCGTGAGCAGCGGCGCATGGAGCTGTGGGACATGGTGCGGCGCGAGACGCGGCAGGCGCTGCGCTCGCTGGCGCGCAGCCCGGCCTTCGCGGTGATGGCGGTGCTCACGCTGGCACTGGGCCTCGGTGCGACGACGGCGCTCTACTCGGTGGTGGACGCGGTGGTGCTGCGCCCGCTGCCCTATGCGGCGCCGGAGCAGCTCGTCTGGCTCGACAGCCCCGTGCCCGGGGTGGGGCCCGAGGCCCGCTGGGGCCTGTCCGAGGCGGGTTACTTCCACTTCGCGCGGGAAGCCCACGGCCTCTCCGCGCTGGGGGTGTTCTCGTTCGAGAGCGGGAGCCTCGCCACCGACGAAGGCGCGGCGCGCGTGGACACCGCGTGGGTGAGCGCGAGCATGATGGACGTGCTGCGGGCCCGGCCGGCGCTCGGCCGCCTCCTGCCGACGGACGGCGACCTGCCCGGCGCGCCGCGCATCGCGGTGCTGGGGTACGACTTCTGGGTCCGCCAGTACGGCGCGGACCCGCGCGTGCTGGGCATGAAGGTCCGCCTGGACGGCGTGCCCACGGAGGTGGTCGGCGTCATGGCGCCAGGGCTCCACCTGCCGGATGACACCGTGGACCTCTGGGCCCCGCTGATGCTGGACCCGTCGAGGCCGCCGGAGAACTCGCACTGGCTGCAGGCCGTCGGGCGGCTGCGGGACGGCGTCACGGTGGCGCAGGCCCAGGCCGAGCTCACCGCGCTGACGGCCCGCCTCCCCGCGCTCTTCCCCGGTGCGTACAGCGAGGACTTCATGCGCGAGCGGGGCTTCTCCACGGCGGTGACGCCGCTCGCGCGGCACGTGGTGGGCGACGTGGACCGGGTGCTGTGGTTCCTGCTGGGCTCGGTGGCGCTGGTGCTGCTCATCGCGTGCGCCAACGTGGCCAACCTCTTCCTCGTACGCGCGGAGGCGCGGCGCCGCGAGCTGGCCGTGCGCTCCGCGCTGGGCGCCGCGCGCGGGGACCTGGCCTGGCATGCGCTCACGGAGAGCCTGCTGCTGTGCCTGCTGGCGGGCGGGCTCGGCCTGTCCCTGGCCTGGGGCGCGCTGCGGCTGATGCTGGCGCTGGCGCCGCCCGGGCTGCCGCGCCTGGAGGAGGTGGGCCTGGGCGTGCCTGGCGTCGCCTTCGCGGCCGTGCTGTCCGTCGCCGCGGGGCTCGTCTTCGGCCTCTTCCCGCTGACGCAGGCGGGACGGGGCCTGGCCGCGCTGCGCGAGTCGGGGCGGGGGCTCACCTCCTCTCGCCGGCGCAACCTCGTGCGCGGGGGCATCGTGGTGGGGCAGGTGGGGCTCGCGGTGGTGCTGCTCGCGGCCGCGGGGCTCATGCTCCGCAGCTACTGGACGCTGTACAACGTGGACCCGGGGTTCCAGCCTGGCCAGGCGCTCACCTTCGACCTGGTGCTGCCCGAGACGCGCTACCCGTCGTCCGACGAGGTGAACCGCTTCCACCGCGAGCTCCTCGCGCGGCTGGAGGCGCTCCCGGGCGTCAGCAGCGTCGGGGCGGCCTCGCGGCTGCCGCTGCGCAACTTCAGCGGGTGTGCGGTCCTCTTCACCGAGGGGGGCGCCCAGCCGTCCGCCGAGCCGCCCTGCCTGCCCGTCATGCGCACGGCCCCGGGCTACTTCGAGTCACTGGGCATTCCGCTGCGCCAGGGGCGCGAGCTCACCTGGGAAGACCTCGATAGGAAGGCGGACGGCGTGGTGGTGACGAACGCGCTGGCGGAGCGGCTGTGGCCGGGCGAGGCCGCACTCGGCAAGGGCATCCGGGGCAATGGCCATGGACCGCCGTACTACCGCGTCATCGGCGTGACGGGGGAGCTGCGGGCGCATGGGCTGGACAAGCCACCGTCGGAGGCGGTGTTCTTTCCGCTCGCGCAGGCGGAGGGCCTTCCGCTGTGGGGGCCGGCCCGCTCGCTGAGCGTGGTGGTGCGCACGGCCACCACGCGCCCGGAGTCGCTCGCGCCCGCGGTGCGGGACATCATGAAGGAGCTGGACCCGTCGGTGCCGTTGGCCAATGTGGAGACGCTGGAGCGCGTGGTGGCGAAGTCACCGTCGGTGGCACGGGCGTCCTTCACGCTGTTCCTGCTGGGCATCGCGGGAGGGATGGCGCTGCTGCTGAGCGTGGTGGGGCTCTACGGCGTCATCTCGTTCATCGTCGGCCAGCGGCGCGGGGAGCTGGGCATCCGCATGGCGCTCGGGGCCCGGGCGGCCCAGGTGGCGGGGCTGGTGGTGTTCCAGGCGCTGCGCTTCGCCGCGCTCGGAATCGTGCTCGGCCTGGCGGGTACGTTGGCGATGAGCCAGGTGCTTGGCGCGCTCCTCTTCGAGGTGAGCCCGACGGACCCTGTCGTCCTGGCGGCCGTCTGTGCGCTGCTCGTCGCCCTGGCCGTGCTGGCCAGCTACGGGCCCGCGCGCCGCGCCGCGCGCGTGGACCCGGCCGAGGTGCTCCGCTCGGAGTAG
- a CDS encoding PadR family transcriptional regulator, with protein MRIDLLQGTLDMLILKALTGGALHGYAVASWLQRTTDDALRVEEGSLYPALHRMTRRGWVKSDWGVSENNRRARFYTLTAAGRRQLEEEFSAWERLTEAVAKVLHARPAAQRA; from the coding sequence ATGCGAATCGACCTGCTGCAGGGCACGCTGGACATGCTCATCCTCAAGGCACTCACCGGCGGGGCCCTGCACGGCTACGCGGTGGCGAGCTGGCTGCAGCGGACGACGGACGACGCGCTGCGGGTGGAGGAAGGCTCGCTCTATCCCGCGCTGCACCGGATGACCCGGCGAGGCTGGGTGAAGTCGGACTGGGGCGTCTCGGAGAACAACCGGCGCGCCCGCTTCTACACCCTGACGGCGGCGGGCCGGCGGCAGCTCGAGGAGGAGTTCTCGGCCTGGGAGCGCCTGACGGAGGCGGTGGCCAAGGTGCTCCATGCCCGGCCCGCGGCGCAGCGCGCATGA
- a CDS encoding AraC family transcriptional regulator has translation MDVSRASDLLGQILESTRLRGQLYCRTVARAPWGLRLPPTAVATLHLVTSGSGHLMQGREAIALGPGDVVLLPHGEGHSMADSPRTPKVPLEQWLAELGDGPVKMLGGSGAESRLLCGFFAFDEPGAHPVLRLLPARVHLRGDSEAARAMLPTVALLEQEYERAERGVSVVVSRLLDVLLVQVLRAWADAQPPGGAGWLGALGDRTLASALGWMHSEPGRDWSVDELARRSGTSRATLARRFAAEVGMAPHAYLTRLRMQEAAVQLRQGDEGLAAIAARVGYDSEFAFNRAFRRFMGVPPGLYRRQARS, from the coding sequence ATGGACGTCTCCCGCGCTTCCGACCTCCTCGGGCAGATTCTCGAAAGCACGCGGCTGCGAGGGCAGCTCTACTGCCGCACCGTGGCGCGTGCTCCGTGGGGACTTCGCCTACCTCCGACGGCCGTGGCGACCCTGCACCTCGTCACCTCGGGGAGCGGTCATCTGATGCAGGGCCGCGAGGCCATTGCCCTGGGGCCCGGGGATGTCGTGCTGTTGCCCCATGGAGAGGGGCACTCCATGGCGGACTCGCCGCGGACGCCCAAGGTGCCACTGGAGCAATGGCTGGCGGAGCTTGGTGACGGGCCCGTCAAGATGCTGGGCGGCAGCGGTGCGGAGTCGCGGTTGCTCTGCGGCTTCTTCGCGTTCGACGAGCCCGGTGCGCACCCGGTGCTGCGCCTGCTCCCGGCGCGCGTGCATCTGCGTGGGGACTCGGAGGCCGCTCGCGCCATGCTGCCCACGGTGGCGTTGCTGGAGCAGGAGTACGAGCGTGCCGAGCGCGGTGTGTCGGTGGTCGTGTCACGGCTGCTCGACGTGCTGCTGGTTCAGGTGCTTCGGGCCTGGGCGGACGCGCAGCCCCCAGGTGGGGCGGGGTGGCTGGGGGCGCTCGGGGACAGGACGCTCGCCAGCGCACTGGGGTGGATGCACTCCGAGCCCGGACGGGACTGGAGTGTGGATGAACTGGCGCGCCGCTCGGGGACGTCGCGGGCGACGCTCGCACGCCGCTTCGCGGCCGAGGTCGGCATGGCGCCTCATGCATACCTCACGCGGTTGAGGATGCAGGAGGCCGCCGTGCAGCTGCGCCAGGGGGATGAGGGGCTCGCGGCGATTGCGGCGCGCGTGGGCTACGACTCCGAGTTCGCGTTCAATCGCGCGTTCCGCCGGTTCATGGGCGTGCCTCCTGGGTTGTACCGGCGGCAGGCGCGCTCCTGA
- a CDS encoding DUF4267 domain-containing protein: METNRNDLSWRLTSPTALLTLLLGAFMLFLSINTMVDRVAAAKGFGLPLSGSEALPWLSVKSGRDLGIGLAIVGLVLARQRLAAGVFVLASIVMPVVDALTVLKSGASLAFALSVHGSAAVYCGILAAGLLLPSSIRKERPS; encoded by the coding sequence ATGGAAACGAACCGCAACGACTTGTCCTGGAGGCTCACCTCGCCCACGGCGCTGCTGACGCTGCTGCTGGGGGCCTTCATGCTCTTCCTGAGCATCAACACCATGGTGGACCGGGTGGCCGCGGCCAAGGGCTTCGGCCTGCCCCTCTCCGGCTCCGAGGCCCTCCCCTGGCTGAGCGTCAAATCCGGGAGAGACCTCGGCATCGGGCTGGCCATCGTCGGCCTGGTCCTCGCCCGGCAACGGCTCGCAGCGGGAGTCTTCGTGCTCGCCTCCATCGTGATGCCCGTGGTCGACGCGCTGACCGTCCTCAAGAGCGGTGCCTCGCTTGCCTTCGCCCTCTCGGTCCACGGCAGCGCCGCCGTCTACTGCGGCATCCTCGCCGCGGGACTGCTGCTCCCCTCCTCCATCCGGAAGGAGAGGCCGTCGTAG
- a CDS encoding SpoIIAA family protein translates to MTASSGPGDSVAALRAPDVQGAFKGRTMGTAMVGTVLVVAHNSLPPAQDEWEHYCALIADFQDTGTAQFVLAEGPGPNAAQRQQALNKVPKGFAIPPTAVFTRSALVRGVVTLFNWFTPRSMRAFPPGDVAAAAVHLKMTEAQLQHVLDVAHALLPPEP, encoded by the coding sequence ATGACCGCATCTTCTGGGCCGGGTGACTCCGTGGCGGCGCTCCGCGCGCCGGATGTGCAGGGCGCCTTCAAGGGCCGCACGATGGGCACGGCCATGGTGGGCACCGTGCTGGTGGTGGCGCACAACTCCCTGCCTCCCGCCCAGGACGAGTGGGAGCACTACTGCGCGCTCATCGCCGACTTCCAGGACACCGGCACCGCGCAGTTCGTGCTGGCGGAAGGGCCCGGCCCCAATGCCGCCCAGCGCCAGCAGGCGCTCAACAAGGTGCCCAAGGGCTTCGCCATTCCACCCACGGCCGTATTCACCCGCTCGGCCCTGGTGCGCGGCGTCGTCACCCTCTTCAACTGGTTCACCCCGCGCTCCATGCGCGCCTTTCCGCCCGGGGACGTCGCCGCCGCGGCCGTGCACCTGAAGATGACGGAGGCGCAGCTCCAGCACGTCCTGGACGTTGCCCATGCACTGCTGCCGCCGGAGCCGTAG
- a CDS encoding DUF1579 domain-containing protein: MLIRPSVCLFVAIASLFGCRGSSSKRLEGREPAVTAASALVDSAKALAGTWTCSGAVHGPGGASPSEVTLEVRPELDKAWLRTDFVVLTGEYKYKFTSYRTFDAASSEWVNVIVDNMGGHARSSSKDGHIWIGESSGPMGEMKIRDTEKLVSPGMMNMRGQYSLDGRNWSTGYELSCKK, encoded by the coding sequence ATGCTCATACGTCCGTCCGTCTGCTTGTTCGTCGCCATTGCCAGCCTGTTCGGATGTAGAGGCAGTTCTTCGAAACGGCTGGAAGGCCGCGAGCCCGCGGTCACTGCCGCGTCCGCGCTGGTTGACTCCGCCAAGGCCCTGGCGGGGACCTGGACTTGTAGCGGAGCGGTCCATGGGCCCGGTGGCGCGAGCCCGAGCGAGGTCACCCTCGAGGTCAGGCCGGAGCTCGACAAGGCCTGGCTGCGAACCGATTTCGTGGTGCTGACCGGCGAGTACAAATACAAGTTCACCTCGTACCGCACGTTCGACGCAGCATCGAGCGAGTGGGTCAATGTCATCGTCGACAACATGGGCGGTCACGCCAGGTCTTCGTCCAAGGACGGCCACATATGGATCGGCGAGTCGAGCGGCCCCATGGGCGAGATGAAAATCAGGGACACAGAGAAGCTCGTTTCGCCAGGCATGATGAATATGCGTGGTCAGTACTCGCTGGATGGCCGGAACTGGAGCACCGGGTACGAGCTGTCCTGCAAGAAGTGA
- a CDS encoding RCC1 domain-containing protein, whose protein sequence is MAGVAGLVVSLPVTGAHAQEGDVDGVGAFVAAAEGAHACAIKTDATVVCWGQNGNGQATPPAGTFKSVSAGYYHTCGLRTDNTLSCWGHNGYGQAAPPSGTFQSVSAGRWHTCGATTAGALVCWGNNTQGESTPPGGTYKSVGVGSFHSCAVSTANTVACWGSNSSGQRTVPAGNYTQVAGGLTHTCALRTDGTLRCWGNASFATPPAGTFKSVSVTGGLHSCGVRTNDTLACWGDNAYSKATPPAGTFRQVSAGGTHTCAVRSDNLVVCWGANTYGQATVPAW, encoded by the coding sequence ATGGCTGGCGTGGCGGGCCTGGTCGTGAGCCTGCCGGTGACAGGTGCGCATGCCCAGGAAGGCGACGTCGACGGCGTCGGTGCCTTCGTGGCGGCCGCCGAGGGTGCTCACGCTTGCGCCATCAAGACAGACGCCACCGTGGTGTGCTGGGGCCAGAACGGCAACGGGCAGGCGACGCCTCCCGCCGGTACCTTCAAGTCCGTCAGCGCCGGGTACTACCACACCTGTGGGCTCCGAACGGACAACACGCTCTCGTGCTGGGGCCACAACGGCTATGGGCAGGCCGCGCCTCCCTCGGGGACGTTCCAGTCCGTCAGCGCGGGGCGTTGGCACACCTGTGGTGCGACGACGGCGGGGGCCCTCGTCTGCTGGGGGAACAACACGCAAGGTGAGTCGACGCCTCCCGGCGGCACCTACAAGTCGGTGGGGGTTGGCAGCTTCCACTCCTGCGCGGTCTCCACGGCCAACACCGTGGCCTGCTGGGGTTCGAACTCCAGTGGCCAGAGGACCGTGCCGGCCGGCAACTACACCCAGGTTGCTGGCGGCCTCACCCACACCTGCGCGCTCCGCACGGACGGCACCCTGCGCTGCTGGGGGAATGCCTCCTTCGCGACGCCTCCTGCCGGTACCTTCAAGAGCGTGAGCGTGACTGGCGGGCTGCATAGCTGCGGCGTGCGGACCAATGACACGCTCGCGTGCTGGGGTGACAATGCCTACAGCAAGGCCACGCCCCCCGCGGGTACGTTCCGCCAGGTGAGCGCCGGCGGGACGCATACGTGCGCGGTCCGGTCAGACAACCTCGTCGTGTGCTGGGGCGCCAACACGTACGGGCAGGCCACAGTCCCGGCCTGGTAG